In a single window of the Phaeobacter sp. G2 genome:
- a CDS encoding ABC transporter permease subunit, which yields MKRMSWFNTVSLTLGFAFLYVPMLILVIYSFNESKLVTVWAGFSTKWYGELMQNEAFLNAAWVTIKVAVVSSTIATVLGTMAAYVLVRGGRFMGRTLFSGMIYAPLVMPEVITGLSLLLLFIGIGLDRGVLTIVLAHTTFSMCYVSVVVSSRLVTFDRSLEEAALDLGCSPVEAFRLVTLPIIAPAVVSGWLLAFTLSLDDLVIASFTSGPAATTLPIKIYSAVRLGVSPEINALSTLMIAIVTIGVLTASLVNKRQIVRQKRDENAAERS from the coding sequence ATGAAACGCATGAGCTGGTTCAATACGGTCTCGCTGACGCTTGGCTTTGCCTTCCTCTATGTGCCGATGCTGATTCTGGTGATCTACAGTTTCAACGAAAGCAAACTTGTCACCGTCTGGGCGGGGTTCTCGACCAAATGGTACGGCGAGTTGATGCAGAACGAAGCCTTTCTCAACGCCGCATGGGTGACGATCAAAGTCGCGGTGGTCTCGTCAACAATCGCAACGGTTCTGGGCACCATGGCCGCCTATGTTCTGGTGCGTGGGGGACGGTTTATGGGGCGCACCCTGTTTTCAGGGATGATCTACGCGCCCCTGGTGATGCCCGAAGTCATCACCGGCCTATCGCTGCTTTTGCTGTTCATCGGCATTGGGTTGGATCGCGGTGTGCTGACCATCGTGCTGGCCCATACGACATTTTCCATGTGCTATGTCTCAGTGGTGGTCTCTTCACGGCTGGTGACCTTTGACAGGTCGCTGGAAGAGGCGGCGCTGGATCTGGGCTGTTCCCCCGTCGAGGCCTTTCGCCTGGTCACCTTGCCAATTATCGCGCCTGCGGTGGTGTCAGGCTGGCTCCTGGCCTTTACCCTGTCGCTGGACGATCTGGTTATCGCCTCCTTCACCTCGGGACCTGCGGCCACAACCCTGCCGATCAAGATCTACTCGGCGGTGCGCCTTGGGGTGTCTCCTGAGATCAATGCGCTTTCGACCCTGATGATCGCGATTGTCACCATCGGCGTCCTTACCGCCTCGCTGGTCAACAAACGCCAGATCGTACGGCAAAAGCGCGATGAAAATGCCGCGGAGCGCAGCTGA
- a CDS encoding rod-binding protein yields the protein MPNLTTVHPAPPPPPKLQAASQDAAIRDAAKQLEASFLTEMLKSAGLGKSREGLGGGGEGEDQFSSFLIRAQAEQITEAGGIGLAESLYHAMKDSSND from the coding sequence ATGCCCAATCTAACAACAGTTCATCCGGCGCCCCCACCGCCGCCCAAGCTTCAGGCGGCATCACAGGATGCTGCGATTCGCGATGCTGCAAAACAGCTAGAAGCTTCTTTTCTTACAGAAATGCTGAAATCTGCCGGGCTTGGAAAAAGCCGCGAAGGACTTGGCGGTGGCGGCGAGGGCGAAGATCAGTTCAGCAGTTTTCTGATCCGCGCCCAGGCCGAACAAATTACCGAAGCCGGCGGCATTGGCCTCGCCGAATCGCTGTATCACGCAATGAAGGATTCCTCGAATGACTGA
- a CDS encoding ABC transporter ATP-binding protein, producing MTIPVFEPWNDPEAKPLIQFQNVTKRFGDFTAIDDLTIGIYEKEFFALLGPSGCGKTTMMRMLAGFETPSEGKIFLAGQDMAPVPPNKRATNMMFQSYALFPHLSIWENIAFGLKREGMAKPEISNRVDEMLRLTRLEKFASRKPHQISGGQRQRVALARSLAKKPKLLLLDEPLGALDKKLRQDTQFELMDIQEKTGTTFVIVTHDQEEAMTVASRVAVMDNGRIIQVATPDRIYETPNSVYVADFIGEVNIIGGTATPNGEDSYSMAWKDGQAPLNVKSPNPFSDGQPCHLAIRPEKVTITSDKPTDVDNAVEGKILDIAYLGNISTYHVELPSGAVIKAQSANTRRISRRAFTWEDTVWLSWTATAGVLLAE from the coding sequence TTGACCATTCCTGTATTCGAACCCTGGAACGATCCAGAGGCCAAGCCTTTGATCCAGTTTCAGAACGTCACAAAACGATTTGGTGATTTCACGGCGATCGACGACCTGACCATCGGCATCTATGAGAAAGAGTTCTTTGCGCTTTTGGGCCCATCGGGCTGCGGCAAGACCACCATGATGCGGATGCTTGCCGGGTTTGAAACCCCCTCTGAGGGAAAGATCTTTCTGGCCGGTCAAGACATGGCGCCGGTGCCTCCGAACAAGCGCGCCACCAATATGATGTTTCAGTCCTACGCGCTGTTCCCGCATCTGAGCATCTGGGAAAACATCGCCTTTGGCCTGAAGCGCGAAGGCATGGCCAAGCCCGAGATCAGCAACCGAGTGGACGAAATGCTGCGCCTGACCCGGCTGGAGAAATTTGCCAGCCGCAAGCCGCACCAAATATCGGGTGGTCAGCGTCAGCGGGTTGCTCTGGCACGCTCACTTGCCAAAAAGCCCAAGCTTCTGCTGCTGGATGAACCCCTGGGTGCGCTAGACAAAAAGCTGCGTCAGGACACCCAGTTTGAGCTGATGGACATTCAGGAAAAGACCGGCACCACCTTTGTCATTGTGACCCATGACCAGGAAGAGGCGATGACCGTCGCCAGCCGCGTCGCGGTAATGGACAACGGCAGGATCATCCAGGTCGCGACCCCGGACCGTATCTATGAAACGCCCAATTCGGTCTATGTTGCTGATTTCATCGGCGAGGTGAACATCATCGGCGGGACCGCCACCCCAAATGGCGAAGACAGCTATTCAATGGCCTGGAAGGACGGGCAAGCGCCCCTGAATGTCAAATCGCCAAACCCTTTCTCCGACGGTCAGCCCTGTCATCTGGCGATACGCCCAGAGAAAGTCACCATTACTTCTGACAAACCCACTGATGTCGATAATGCGGTGGAGGGAAAGATCCTCGATATCGCGTATCTCGGCAATATCTCCACCTATCATGTCGAACTGCCCTCTGGCGCGGTGATCAAGGCGCAAAGCGCCAACACCCGCCGCATTTCACGTCGTGCTTTCACTTGGGAAGACACTGTCTGGCTGTCCTGGACCGCCACGGCAGGCGTTCTGTTGGCTGAATAA
- a CDS encoding flagellin — protein sequence MTSILTNNGAMVALQTLSSINSDLTDTQNQISTGKEVGAAKDNSAIWAISKVMESDVAGFEAVSDSLSLGESTVAVATAGAEQITELLKEMKEKVVAATGENVDHTKLEADVDELKNQITSVIGASQFNGANLLNTAGGDITVLSSLDRDASGAVTASNITVDSVDFEAGLTLSSVDMTDATTAEASIDDIEALIQAAVDGAAALGASAARIERQNEFVTKVTDAMKSGIGSLVDTNMEEASARLKALQTQQQLGVQALSIANSAPETLQQLFR from the coding sequence ATGACCAGCATTCTGACAAACAATGGCGCAATGGTTGCTCTGCAGACGTTGTCCTCCATCAACAGCGACCTGACAGATACTCAGAACCAGATCTCTACTGGTAAAGAAGTCGGCGCCGCCAAAGACAACTCTGCCATCTGGGCGATTTCCAAGGTTATGGAATCGGACGTTGCAGGTTTTGAAGCCGTATCCGACTCGCTGTCGCTGGGTGAATCCACTGTTGCTGTTGCAACTGCAGGCGCCGAGCAGATCACCGAACTTCTGAAAGAGATGAAGGAAAAAGTTGTTGCGGCAACTGGTGAAAACGTTGATCACACCAAACTCGAAGCTGACGTGGACGAGCTGAAAAACCAGATTACTTCGGTAATTGGCGCGTCTCAGTTCAACGGCGCCAACCTGCTGAACACCGCCGGTGGCGACATCACTGTTCTGTCTTCGCTGGACCGTGATGCATCTGGTGCTGTGACCGCCTCCAACATCACCGTCGATTCGGTTGATTTTGAAGCCGGCCTCACCCTGTCATCCGTTGACATGACTGATGCGACAACTGCTGAAGCCTCGATTGACGACATCGAAGCCCTGATCCAGGCTGCCGTTGATGGCGCTGCGGCTCTGGGTGCCTCGGCTGCACGTATCGAGCGTCAGAACGAGTTTGTCACCAAAGTGACCGACGCCATGAAGTCCGGCATTGGTTCGCTTGTCGACACCAACATGGAAGAAGCATCCGCCCGACTGAAAGCTCTGCAGACACAGCAGCAACTTGGTGTTCAGGCGCTGTCCATTGCCAACTCGGCTCCGGAAACTCTACAGCAGCTGTTCCGTTAA
- a CDS encoding ABC transporter permease subunit yields the protein MRRFTLIAVPYLWLLALFLVPFVIVFKISLSDVALARPPYTPHFDWATGIWAFLSELDFENFAWLTQDDLYWKAYLSSLKIALISTTLTLLVGYPMAYAMARAPEEWRATLMMLVILPFWTSFLIRVYAWMGILSNEGFLNQFLLWTGVISEPLTILNTNTAVYIGIVYTYLPFMILPIYAALERLDESLIEAAEDLGCSRLSAFWLVTIPLSKNGIIAGCFLVFIPVLGEFVIPSLLGGSDTLMIGKVLWEEFFSNRDWPVASAVAVVLLLLLIIPIVLFQRNQQKQQEAEQ from the coding sequence ATGCGCCGCTTTACCCTGATCGCTGTCCCGTATCTCTGGCTCTTGGCGCTGTTTTTGGTGCCCTTTGTCATCGTGTTTAAGATCTCGCTTTCCGATGTGGCCCTGGCCCGTCCGCCCTATACGCCGCATTTTGACTGGGCGACCGGAATTTGGGCCTTCCTGTCAGAGCTGGATTTTGAAAACTTCGCCTGGTTGACCCAGGATGATCTCTACTGGAAAGCCTATCTCAGCTCGCTGAAGATCGCCCTGATCTCGACCACGCTGACGCTCTTGGTTGGCTATCCGATGGCCTATGCCATGGCACGCGCGCCCGAAGAATGGCGTGCAACCCTGATGATGTTGGTGATTCTGCCGTTCTGGACCAGCTTTCTGATCCGGGTTTATGCCTGGATGGGCATCCTGTCGAACGAAGGCTTTCTCAATCAGTTCTTGCTGTGGACCGGGGTGATTTCCGAACCGCTCACCATCCTCAACACCAATACCGCCGTCTATATCGGTATCGTTTACACCTATCTGCCGTTTATGATCCTGCCGATCTATGCCGCCCTTGAACGGCTGGACGAATCGCTGATTGAGGCCGCCGAGGATCTGGGCTGTTCGCGCCTGTCGGCCTTTTGGCTGGTGACTATCCCGCTGTCGAAAAACGGCATCATCGCCGGCTGTTTTCTGGTCTTCATCCCGGTGCTGGGCGAATTCGTCATTCCATCGCTGCTGGGCGGATCTGACACGCTGATGATCGGTAAGGTCCTGTGGGAAGAGTTCTTCTCCAACCGCGACTGGCCCGTGGCATCTGCAGTGGCAGTTGTGCTGTTGCTGCTCTTGATCATTCCCATTGTGCTGTTCCAGCGCAATCAGCAAAAACAGCAGGAGGCCGAACAATGA
- the flgD gene encoding flagellar hook assembly protein FlgD (acts as a scaffold for the assembly of hook proteins onto the flagellar basal body rod; Rhodobacter sphaeroides has 2 copies of many flagellar genes; the Rhodobacter protein in this cluster is associated with a set of flagellar genes acquired by lateral gene transfer; these genes are not normally expressed), translated as MTTEVSGNNYNTATTNSSAAGGGTNLTSDFDTFIKLLTAQAKYQDPTEPMDNTEYASQLAEFSMVEQQVLTNDNLGSALEQLGLGNMAALTGWVGMQVRAATAASFDGVNPVNVSPNPAAAADEVTLVVRNADGDEVNRIELPVSAEPYDWDGTDFSGDMAPAGDYTFIVESSVDGEVVLSEMAEVYTTVQETQLAGSDVVLINETGFAILATSVTALRDPSAETPAPEEA; from the coding sequence ATGACAACCGAAGTTTCCGGCAACAACTATAACACCGCAACAACAAACAGTTCCGCCGCTGGTGGCGGTACCAACCTGACATCTGATTTTGACACCTTCATCAAGCTGTTGACGGCGCAGGCCAAATATCAGGATCCGACAGAGCCGATGGACAACACGGAATACGCCTCACAGCTGGCGGAATTCTCGATGGTTGAACAGCAGGTTCTGACCAATGACAACCTTGGCTCGGCGCTGGAGCAGTTGGGACTGGGCAATATGGCGGCGCTGACCGGCTGGGTGGGCATGCAAGTGCGCGCAGCCACGGCGGCGAGTTTTGATGGCGTCAACCCGGTCAATGTGTCGCCCAACCCTGCAGCCGCAGCGGATGAAGTCACGCTGGTGGTGCGAAATGCCGATGGTGACGAGGTCAACCGCATTGAGCTGCCGGTGAGCGCGGAGCCCTATGATTGGGATGGAACCGATTTCAGCGGTGATATGGCCCCGGCCGGGGACTATACCTTTATCGTTGAGAGCTCGGTGGATGGTGAGGTTGTCCTGTCAGAGATGGCGGAAGTTTACACCACCGTTCAGGAAACCCAACTTGCAGGCAGTGACGTGGTCTTGATCAACGAGACCGGGTTTGCGATTCTGGCAACCTCTGTGACCGCGTTGCGGGATCCAAGCGCAGAAACACCTGCGCCAGAAGAGGCTTGA
- a CDS encoding FAD-binding oxidoreductase, giving the protein MRRIFSAYAYGPGPRENCWWDETIAAPLWPQQAGEMQVDVAVIGGGFTGMSAALHLAESGARVAVLEAETPGWGASGRNGGFCCLGGTMLSGSAMQRKFGDEATRTYMEAELAAIDLVRGLLDRHGIAADTHSKGETRMAHSPRAMAALRREAEEITAAGGTAHLLEQDALADQGLNGTFFGALTAPVGFGLNPRKYLFGIARAAENAGASLFQNSPVTHLASASDGHLLTTPGGQVRAKQVIIATNGYSWDGLPKWLSGRYLPAQSSVMVTRPLTDDELQAQGWFSDQMAYDTRNLLHYFRLMPDRRFLFGMRGGLFASPRAEASIRRLLRKHFDTMFPAWRGVEGTHFWSGMVCMSRNLVPFVGPVPDTPGMFAGLCYHGNGVAMGSYAGRLLADLVQGRAPDLPYSPVMQGMARFPFGPARRIVMPPAYALLGMQD; this is encoded by the coding sequence ATGCGGCGGATCTTTTCCGCCTATGCCTATGGTCCCGGCCCCCGCGAAAATTGCTGGTGGGATGAGACCATAGCCGCCCCTCTCTGGCCTCAGCAGGCCGGAGAGATGCAGGTTGACGTTGCAGTCATCGGTGGTGGCTTTACCGGAATGTCAGCTGCGCTGCATCTGGCAGAAAGTGGCGCCCGCGTTGCGGTTCTGGAGGCGGAAACCCCCGGCTGGGGCGCCTCCGGGCGCAACGGCGGCTTTTGTTGCCTGGGCGGTACCATGCTGTCGGGCAGCGCCATGCAGCGCAAGTTCGGCGATGAAGCCACCAGAACCTATATGGAGGCAGAGCTGGCCGCAATTGATCTGGTACGCGGCCTGCTGGACCGCCACGGGATCGCAGCAGACACCCATTCCAAGGGGGAAACCCGGATGGCGCACAGCCCGCGCGCCATGGCTGCCCTGCGTCGCGAAGCCGAGGAAATCACCGCGGCGGGCGGCACCGCGCATCTTCTGGAACAAGACGCGCTCGCAGATCAGGGTCTGAACGGAACCTTCTTTGGCGCCCTGACAGCACCTGTTGGGTTTGGCCTCAACCCGCGCAAGTATCTCTTTGGCATTGCCCGCGCCGCTGAAAACGCAGGTGCCAGTCTTTTCCAAAACAGCCCCGTAACCCACCTGGCGTCCGCGTCCGACGGGCATCTCCTAACCACCCCTGGTGGGCAAGTTCGCGCCAAACAAGTGATCATTGCCACCAATGGATACTCTTGGGACGGTCTGCCAAAGTGGCTGTCAGGTCGGTATCTGCCCGCACAATCAAGCGTCATGGTCACCCGCCCTTTGACGGATGACGAGTTGCAGGCACAGGGTTGGTTCAGCGATCAGATGGCCTATGACACCCGCAACCTGCTGCACTATTTCCGCCTGATGCCGGACCGGAGGTTCCTGTTTGGTATGCGCGGCGGGCTGTTTGCCTCGCCCCGTGCAGAGGCCTCTATTCGCCGACTTCTGCGCAAGCATTTTGACACCATGTTTCCGGCCTGGCGTGGCGTAGAAGGCACCCATTTCTGGTCCGGGATGGTCTGCATGTCGCGTAACCTTGTGCCCTTTGTTGGGCCGGTTCCCGATACTCCGGGGATGTTTGCGGGGCTGTGCTATCACGGCAATGGCGTCGCCATGGGCAGCTATGCCGGGCGGTTGCTGGCGGATCTGGTACAGGGCCGCGCGCCTGATCTGCCCTATTCGCCGGTGATGCAGGGCATGGCCCGGTTTCCCTTTGGCCCAGCCCGCCGCATCGTCATGCCACCAGCCTATGCTCTGTTGGGAATGCAGGATTGA
- a CDS encoding flagellar biosynthesis protein FlgN, whose product MTDLNAQLTHQTPQSLIDELDEILDQERSALVRGELNQIQELLTRKETIIAQLNEIGTLERADLAQVQTKVSRNQELLNSAMEGIRSVATRMAELRRVKKGLDVYDRAGRKESYGTITGQRLEKRS is encoded by the coding sequence ATGACTGATCTAAACGCACAACTGACTCACCAGACTCCTCAAAGCCTTATTGATGAGCTGGACGAAATTCTGGACCAGGAACGCAGCGCCCTGGTGCGCGGTGAACTGAACCAGATCCAGGAACTGTTGACCCGCAAAGAAACAATCATCGCGCAGCTCAATGAGATCGGCACACTCGAACGCGCGGACCTCGCGCAAGTGCAGACAAAGGTCTCGCGAAACCAGGAGCTGCTCAACAGTGCCATGGAAGGCATCCGCAGTGTCGCTACACGTATGGCTGAGCTGCGCCGGGTCAAAAAGGGACTTGATGTATATGACCGCGCCGGGCGCAAGGAAAGCTATGGCACCATAACGGGTCAACGTCTGGAGAAACGCAGCTAA
- a CDS encoding aminoglycoside phosphotransferase family protein produces the protein MVKLYQRQHDNPLFANDPAREAAALVALAGTGMVPVLLGAGRFEGHDWLIYGHITGAPWQRDSGHVAQLLGRLHDQPEFSGLPRGVNGSAALEAQGDAILNRCTADPDRVAELRALRPIGQVPPLPLLSLIHGDPVPGNLLAHDGTLTLIDWQCPQMGDPSEDLALFLSPAMQVLYRGAALSPAEEEAFLAAYPDTAVVGRYLSLKPWFHWRMAAYCLWRCADGNPVDQHAFELERAAMDQSCIPNRA, from the coding sequence GTGGTAAAGCTCTATCAGCGTCAGCATGACAATCCGCTGTTTGCCAATGATCCCGCTCGGGAAGCCGCCGCGCTTGTGGCTCTTGCCGGGACTGGCATGGTGCCTGTCCTGTTGGGGGCGGGGCGCTTTGAAGGCCATGATTGGCTGATCTATGGTCACATCACCGGAGCGCCCTGGCAGCGCGACAGCGGCCATGTTGCCCAGCTTTTGGGTCGGTTGCATGACCAACCTGAATTCAGCGGCTTGCCGCGCGGCGTCAATGGCAGCGCCGCGCTGGAGGCGCAGGGGGATGCGATTCTCAACCGGTGCACCGCAGACCCCGATCGTGTGGCAGAGCTGCGGGCACTGCGCCCCATCGGTCAGGTGCCACCTTTGCCGCTGCTGTCGCTGATCCACGGGGATCCGGTGCCGGGAAACCTATTGGCGCATGATGGCACGCTGACCCTGATCGACTGGCAATGCCCGCAAATGGGCGACCCAAGCGAGGATCTGGCGCTGTTTTTGTCACCAGCCATGCAGGTGCTGTACCGGGGCGCTGCGCTGTCACCGGCTGAAGAGGAGGCCTTTCTTGCGGCCTATCCTGATACAGCGGTCGTGGGGCGCTACCTGTCGTTAAAGCCTTGGTTTCACTGGCGTATGGCGGCGTATTGCCTGTGGCGCTGCGCCGATGGAAATCCGGTGGACCAGCACGCCTTTGAGCTGGAACGGGCAGCCATGGATCAATCCTGCATTCCCAACAGAGCATAG
- a CDS encoding flagellar hook-length control protein FliK, giving the protein MLTNLLFGQVRSGAADPVGAKAAEGPQRQQANRSFSDHLDDRARQQETRSAAERDRSVRAEKAEEQREAKERSKAVDQNGSNAGKSTAAESADAPDPKDGVKTAETAVDSDAIEGNIPQQTEEFTEGAAAEGSEADATDGDTEADATDGDTEAETAMVAGETESAAQGAEVPPLGLRQDADLKPTTASASADPEMAGKTGKTAPVANAPVSNAAAAIAGGEGDDVTAQVTLAEAAPESMTEAVEGEAVNVSRTSAQPAAAGLAAATTAQTSTAAQKSSTQAVAAQTQSPADAVDAGQAAKPDQAQSDTPEVASTVLAGARSQDGALRPGDSRTTTGKSTPMPQTAGVNEAKAAQVDEPAAETKAETSQRETTGKSASSGEVLAAVAGQTRTAAPTEPGRRAEGRARESREAQAVVSGNASATPATKPTAAAVQISAVQQAFTAQMLAGDAAAKGGQSADSPLLSFETPSNLPGLSQLLTEAVFQPGTVHRPETPRLVAAQLAQAFVAKGERNVDVALNPEELGRVKMRVSTSETGITVVIQTERAETGDLMRRHINELADEFRKMGFETVSFEFNGGGASGGHTSSEGDSKSGPGRSGTTEMDDLSATELAEKQVQHLRLGNAGVDMRV; this is encoded by the coding sequence ATGCTTACAAATCTACTCTTTGGTCAGGTGCGCTCAGGCGCTGCAGACCCAGTTGGCGCCAAGGCGGCAGAAGGCCCGCAGCGGCAGCAAGCAAATCGCAGCTTTTCCGACCACCTGGACGATCGTGCCAGACAGCAAGAGACGAGATCGGCGGCGGAAAGAGATCGCTCGGTTCGGGCGGAGAAGGCAGAAGAGCAGCGGGAAGCAAAAGAGCGATCCAAAGCAGTTGACCAGAACGGCTCCAATGCCGGTAAATCAACTGCAGCTGAGAGCGCGGATGCACCTGACCCCAAAGACGGGGTGAAAACCGCCGAAACCGCTGTAGATTCGGACGCGATCGAAGGCAATATTCCCCAGCAAACTGAAGAATTTACCGAAGGCGCTGCTGCAGAGGGCTCTGAGGCTGATGCAACAGACGGTGACACCGAGGCTGATGCAACAGACGGTGACACTGAAGCTGAGACTGCAATGGTGGCTGGTGAAACAGAGAGCGCGGCGCAGGGGGCAGAGGTGCCGCCTTTGGGCCTGCGCCAAGACGCTGACCTGAAACCAACCACTGCAAGCGCCTCAGCAGATCCTGAGATGGCTGGAAAGACCGGCAAGACTGCACCTGTTGCCAATGCGCCTGTTAGCAATGCAGCGGCCGCTATCGCGGGTGGTGAAGGCGATGATGTCACCGCGCAGGTGACACTGGCAGAGGCCGCTCCCGAATCGATGACTGAGGCTGTTGAGGGCGAGGCGGTAAATGTTAGCCGCACGTCTGCTCAGCCAGCCGCCGCCGGCCTGGCTGCTGCGACGACAGCACAGACATCGACTGCCGCACAGAAAAGCTCCACCCAGGCGGTAGCGGCACAGACCCAAAGCCCAGCCGATGCTGTGGACGCGGGTCAGGCTGCAAAACCGGACCAGGCGCAGAGTGATACGCCAGAGGTCGCATCCACTGTACTGGCTGGTGCCCGGTCTCAGGATGGTGCTCTTCGTCCAGGCGATTCGCGTACCACCACCGGCAAATCGACACCTATGCCACAAACCGCCGGGGTGAATGAGGCCAAGGCCGCGCAGGTGGATGAGCCCGCCGCAGAGACCAAAGCCGAGACTTCGCAGCGGGAAACAACTGGAAAATCCGCGAGCTCCGGTGAGGTTCTGGCAGCCGTTGCGGGGCAAACCCGCACCGCAGCTCCCACTGAACCGGGCCGCCGCGCAGAAGGCCGCGCACGCGAATCACGTGAAGCGCAGGCCGTGGTATCCGGAAATGCGAGTGCCACTCCAGCCACCAAACCGACAGCCGCAGCTGTGCAGATCAGCGCTGTTCAACAGGCCTTTACGGCCCAGATGCTTGCCGGGGATGCCGCAGCTAAGGGCGGGCAGAGTGCCGATTCGCCACTGCTGAGCTTTGAAACCCCGTCGAATTTGCCGGGCCTGTCACAGCTATTGACCGAAGCCGTTTTTCAGCCCGGAACTGTGCATCGACCTGAAACCCCACGCCTGGTTGCGGCGCAGCTGGCCCAGGCTTTTGTTGCCAAGGGGGAGCGCAACGTTGATGTGGCGCTGAACCCAGAGGAACTGGGTCGGGTCAAGATGCGGGTCTCCACCAGCGAAACCGGCATTACCGTGGTCATCCAGACCGAGCGTGCTGAAACCGGCGACCTGATGCGCCGCCATATCAACGAGTTGGCGGATGAGTTCCGAAAAATGGGCTTTGAAACGGTTTCCTTCGAATTCAACGGTGGTGGCGCCTCGGGTGGTCACACCAGTAGCGAAGGCGATAGCAAATCCGGACCGGGCAGATCCGGAACAACTGAAATGGACGACCTGTCTGCAACTGAGCTTGCAGAAAAACAGGTACAACATCTCCGGCTGGGAAATGCCGGCGTGGACATGAGGGTCTAA